In the genome of Gammaproteobacteria bacterium, one region contains:
- the gspF gene encoding type II secretion system inner membrane protein GspF — MAVFKYIATDKDGRTTKGVLEGDSATQIRQRLRDLGKIPLEVELSHEKKTPKGHFNFVIKQKISAPALAMLTFQFATLINAGLPIEEALLNLAEQSEKNYIKGILLGVHAKIVEGHSIATALGEYPRTFSGLYRASVAAGERSGQLGNVLQRLADYLERQQAVQAKIQNALVYPAVLTLVSISVVTFLLAYVVPKIVNVFVNTNQALPTVTLVLLAVSSFVNSYGWIIGIAIIVFIIVMKRLLRQDEFKAKVQLFLLKIPVFGHTLREINTARFARTFGILFAASVPVLEAMQAANSVVKLLPMRKAIDAAINRVREGEQINRALQDTGYFSLLTVRLVGAGEMTGKLEAMLEKSADYQERVVAQKIDIALALFEPGMILVMGMIVLFIVLAIMLPIFEINQFIG; from the coding sequence TTGGCTGTTTTTAAATATATAGCAACGGATAAGGATGGTCGAACGACTAAAGGTGTGCTTGAGGGCGATTCAGCAACTCAGATTAGGCAGCGCTTGCGTGATTTAGGAAAAATTCCCCTTGAAGTTGAGTTATCTCACGAAAAAAAAACGCCAAAAGGTCATTTTAATTTCGTAATTAAGCAAAAAATTTCTGCACCTGCTTTGGCGATGCTGACTTTTCAATTTGCGACTTTAATTAATGCTGGTTTGCCTATAGAAGAAGCGTTACTCAATCTTGCAGAACAAAGTGAAAAAAATTACATCAAAGGGATTCTCCTGGGCGTACATGCTAAAATTGTGGAGGGGCATTCTATCGCCACAGCATTAGGTGAGTATCCCAGAACATTTTCTGGATTATATCGTGCGAGTGTTGCAGCAGGTGAACGTTCGGGTCAGTTAGGTAATGTGCTACAGCGACTCGCTGATTATTTAGAACGCCAACAAGCTGTACAAGCGAAAATTCAAAATGCACTTGTCTACCCTGCAGTATTAACATTAGTTTCAATATCAGTTGTTACGTTTCTGTTGGCTTATGTTGTGCCAAAAATTGTTAATGTGTTTGTGAACACTAATCAAGCTCTTCCGACAGTGACGCTAGTATTGTTGGCAGTAAGTTCCTTTGTGAATTCATACGGATGGATTATTGGAATAGCGATCATTGTATTTATCATAGTCATGAAACGTCTCTTGCGGCAGGATGAATTCAAAGCTAAGGTTCAATTATTCCTCTTAAAAATACCCGTGTTTGGTCATACTTTGCGGGAAATTAATACCGCACGTTTTGCAAGAACATTTGGAATATTGTTTGCAGCATCTGTTCCCGTTTTAGAAGCCATGCAAGCAGCCAACAGTGTTGTGAAATTGTTGCCAATGCGTAAAGCAATTGACGCAGCAATTAACAGAGTTCGCGAAGGTGAACAAATAAATCGCGCTTTACAAGACACTGGATATTTTTCATTGCTGACAGTGCGGCTTGTGGGTGCTGGTGAGATGACGGGTAAGCTGGAAGCAATGTTGGAAAAAAGTGCTGATTATCAAGAGCGTGTTGTCGCACAAAAAATTGATATCGCATTAGCTTTATTTGAACCTGGTATGATTTTAGTTATGGGTATGATTGTTTTATTTATCGTATTGGCGATAATGTTGCCGATTTTTGAAATCAATCAATTTATTGGATGA
- the gspE gene encoding type II secretion system ATPase GspE, translating to MYQEVIMSLKKESMPLINYRFAKRHGVLIINSDTENPKVIYRSKIRPNALIEIRRFLRRPFNLERVSDKEFNSMLAKSYETKTGMASQMAEGLEEELGLQQLLKTLPKTADLLESEDDAPIIRLINAMLTESIKLLASDIHIEPFEDKLIVRVRVDGILREMLELPTAIAAIVISRLKVMAKLDIAEKRLPQDGRITLRLAGRPVDVRVSTIPASHGERMVLRLLDKKSDTLQLTELGMPPDLLPVMRHLISIPHGIILVTGPTGSGKTTTLYAVLTELNNPDRNILTVEDPIEYDLLGIGQMQVNTKIEMSFAKGLRAILRQDPDIVMVGEIRDLETASIAVQASLTGHLVLSTLHTNTAIGAVTRLRDMGVESFLLSSSLIGIVAQRLVRVLCKLCRRSYPATHKECELLKVDFNHPPLLHEAVGCEFCNLTGFSGRAGIYEIIEVDEKLRTQIHEDCSEQEMIKYIRTRSPSIRQDGCDRVLAGDTTLNEVIRVTSG from the coding sequence ATGTATCAGGAAGTGATTATGTCGTTAAAGAAAGAGTCAATGCCCTTAATTAATTATCGCTTTGCTAAGCGACACGGTGTTCTTATTATCAATTCTGATACAGAAAATCCAAAAGTAATTTATCGTTCTAAAATACGTCCTAACGCTTTAATTGAGATTCGACGTTTTTTACGTCGACCATTTAATCTTGAGAGAGTGAGTGATAAAGAATTCAATAGTATGCTCGCAAAATCCTACGAAACAAAAACAGGTATGGCGAGTCAAATGGCTGAAGGGCTAGAAGAAGAATTGGGATTGCAGCAGTTATTAAAAACATTACCAAAAACAGCTGATTTACTTGAAAGTGAAGATGATGCGCCTATTATTCGCTTGATCAATGCTATGCTAACAGAATCAATTAAATTACTTGCTTCAGATATTCACATAGAGCCTTTCGAAGATAAATTAATTGTACGAGTTCGGGTGGACGGGATTTTACGCGAAATGCTCGAATTACCTACCGCCATTGCTGCAATCGTGATTTCACGGTTAAAAGTGATGGCAAAATTGGATATCGCCGAAAAACGATTGCCTCAAGATGGACGAATCACATTACGTTTAGCAGGAAGACCTGTTGATGTGCGAGTTTCTACAATTCCTGCGAGCCACGGAGAGCGCATGGTATTACGATTGCTCGATAAAAAATCTGATACATTGCAATTAACTGAATTAGGAATGCCGCCTGATTTATTACCCGTTATGCGCCATTTAATTAGCATACCACACGGTATTATTTTGGTGACAGGTCCAACAGGATCGGGAAAAACAACGACACTTTACGCTGTACTAACTGAACTGAATAATCCTGATCGCAATATATTAACAGTAGAAGATCCTATAGAATATGATTTGCTTGGCATAGGTCAAATGCAAGTGAATACAAAAATCGAAATGTCATTTGCAAAAGGATTGCGTGCTATATTACGACAAGATCCTGACATTGTGATGGTGGGAGAAATTCGTGATTTAGAAACAGCCTCGATTGCAGTGCAAGCAAGTTTAACAGGACATTTAGTTTTATCTACTTTACATACCAATACTGCAATTGGTGCAGTGACTCGATTACGTGATATGGGTGTAGAATCATTTTTACTTTCGTCATCTTTGATAGGCATTGTTGCGCAACGTTTAGTGAGAGTTCTCTGTAAACTTTGTCGAAGATCCTATCCTGCAACTCATAAAGAGTGTGAGCTCTTAAAAGTTGATTTTAATCATCCACCTTTATTGCATGAGGCTGTTGGATGTGAATTTTGCAATCTAACTGGATTTTCAGGGCGTGCAGGAATTTATGAGATCATTGAGGTCGATGAAAAATTACGAACACAAATTCATGAAGATTGTAGTGAACAAGAAATGATAAAATATATTCGTACTCGTTCGCCGAGTATACGACAAGATGGTTGTGATCGAGTGCTTGCAGGTGATACCACTTTAAATGAAGTCATCAGAGTAACGAGTGGTTGA
- the gspD gene encoding type II secretion system secretin GspD: MNFKYRLRQCISLSLAVFLGAWSGSTLGIPQGVGRMMPAQIYGPASPVAPAQVNQSMPTPPAQTQDFSQSQESDSVGEIPEDTATQDQTVSVSQQDLLKQAQQSSQNEAANKNPSTANFQHENKNGSKKELWNLKDVDIRTLINEVSLITRKDFIVAPDVDAKVTFIAKQSLSPDELYQAFLAVLRTYGYVAIPEGKVIKIVSDKTPNRLSGPLTLHNMREHGSEMVVTTIRVKNYPVNDLIRVIQPLMPKYSFIDVYRPSNSLIIADHADNIKKIQELVASLDTPPQDQLDVIHLKKASASDLVVNLSKLFVTASNSSNARVGLQLAADDHTNSILMYGGTSDQRLAVKAAAAKLDLDYSTSRDNMEVFYLRYIPAETVATVLQGVIDNYLANLPKQEKLQAGGASASTQGASQNYTPTPRSTTGLFNIANPAANYSSSSGGGGSGGSTFGESIQSGKTFVAPRSGSLGPNLQWEESTNSVIVTGPTDLINKCRKVVSKLDIRLPQVLIEVVIAEVDLNAEKDLGVEWSTAGTILASTRFGGAATPTSMKDATGKFPAAAAIGTLGNGLTLGFLSNNNLQAVVRAIHSDSRSNIMATPNLITLDNQEATIKVGTKVSFATSQINNNPTGGNPLTTFDREDVGLILVLKPQITPNGEVKLLIQQELSSILPDTGVAGNPNTSERFITTTVMAKNGQTLVLGGLLQNQVNNVRQKVPVLGDIPILGALFRSDQRTMNKTNLMIFMRPVVLMDDRSVDKVTGGKYEYLRQQQLRADYIPSDPIVSPVAPQQREQHFIRPGNAENSVRSEGAQRVIKHSNEETVARPRRIVAEREVKKTSKSESNNTLDLYLPRPKLLPTKPQGKGKVLPEPF; this comes from the coding sequence ATGAATTTTAAATATAGGCTTCGTCAATGCATTTCTTTATCGCTAGCAGTATTCTTAGGAGCTTGGTCTGGTTCGACATTGGGTATTCCTCAGGGTGTTGGACGTATGATGCCAGCACAAATTTATGGTCCTGCTAGTCCTGTTGCACCAGCGCAAGTTAACCAATCAATGCCAACTCCTCCAGCGCAAACGCAAGACTTTTCACAAAGCCAAGAGTCTGATTCTGTAGGAGAAATTCCTGAAGACACAGCAACTCAAGATCAAACTGTTTCTGTGAGTCAACAAGATCTTTTAAAGCAGGCTCAACAATCTTCTCAGAATGAAGCAGCGAATAAGAATCCCAGCACCGCAAATTTTCAGCACGAAAACAAAAATGGTTCCAAAAAAGAATTATGGAATTTAAAAGATGTGGATATTCGAACGTTGATCAACGAAGTTTCATTGATCACCAGAAAAGATTTTATTGTGGCGCCTGATGTCGATGCAAAAGTCACATTTATCGCAAAACAATCTTTATCACCCGATGAATTATATCAAGCATTTTTAGCAGTTTTACGCACATATGGTTATGTGGCAATCCCTGAAGGAAAAGTGATCAAAATTGTTTCTGATAAAACACCTAACCGATTGAGCGGACCATTAACATTACATAATATGCGTGAGCATGGGAGTGAAATGGTTGTTACTACGATTCGCGTTAAAAATTATCCTGTTAATGACTTGATTAGAGTAATTCAGCCTTTAATGCCGAAATATAGTTTTATTGATGTGTATCGCCCAAGTAATTCTTTAATTATTGCAGATCATGCAGATAACATTAAAAAAATACAAGAGTTGGTGGCAAGTCTTGATACGCCTCCACAAGATCAATTAGATGTGATTCATCTAAAGAAGGCTTCTGCTAGTGATTTGGTTGTTAATTTATCAAAACTTTTTGTGACTGCCTCTAATTCATCCAATGCACGAGTAGGATTGCAATTAGCTGCAGATGATCACACCAACAGTATTTTGATGTACGGAGGCACGAGTGATCAGCGTTTAGCTGTTAAAGCTGCGGCAGCAAAACTAGATCTGGATTATTCAACCAGCCGGGATAATATGGAGGTATTCTATTTACGCTATATTCCTGCTGAAACAGTTGCCACGGTATTACAAGGTGTTATTGATAATTATTTGGCGAATTTACCCAAACAAGAAAAGCTACAAGCGGGTGGAGCTTCAGCATCTACTCAAGGTGCTTCACAAAATTACACGCCGACACCGCGATCAACAACTGGATTATTTAATATCGCTAATCCTGCGGCGAATTATTCATCATCGAGCGGAGGGGGCGGGAGTGGTGGTTCCACATTTGGTGAAAGTATTCAAAGTGGAAAAACATTTGTTGCTCCTCGAAGCGGAAGTTTGGGGCCTAATCTTCAATGGGAAGAATCTACGAATTCAGTCATTGTAACAGGACCTACAGATCTCATAAATAAATGTAGAAAAGTTGTTTCAAAATTGGATATTCGATTACCGCAGGTTTTAATTGAAGTGGTTATCGCAGAAGTAGATTTAAATGCAGAAAAAGATTTAGGTGTTGAATGGAGTACGGCAGGAACTATTCTTGCTTCTACTCGTTTTGGTGGTGCTGCTACCCCAACATCAATGAAAGATGCTACTGGTAAATTTCCTGCTGCTGCAGCGATTGGCACCTTAGGAAATGGATTAACACTAGGATTTTTAAGTAACAACAATTTGCAAGCGGTGGTTCGTGCAATACATTCTGATTCTCGTTCCAATATAATGGCGACGCCGAATCTAATTACTTTAGATAACCAAGAAGCAACTATCAAAGTCGGTACAAAGGTATCGTTTGCAACATCGCAAATTAACAATAACCCTACGGGTGGAAATCCTTTAACGACATTTGATCGAGAAGATGTTGGATTAATTTTAGTACTTAAACCTCAAATTACGCCGAATGGTGAGGTGAAGTTGTTAATCCAGCAAGAACTTTCTAGTATTTTACCGGATACTGGTGTTGCTGGAAATCCAAATACTTCTGAACGATTTATTACCACAACAGTAATGGCGAAAAATGGTCAAACATTAGTGCTCGGTGGATTATTGCAAAATCAGGTAAACAATGTGCGTCAAAAAGTACCTGTGTTAGGTGATATACCTATTTTGGGTGCATTATTTCGAAGTGATCAACGTACAATGAATAAAACAAATCTAATGATATTTATGCGTCCTGTAGTGTTAATGGATGATCGCAGTGTAGATAAAGTCACTGGCGGTAAATACGAATATTTACGTCAGCAACAGCTGCGTGCAGATTATATTCCGTCCGATCCTATTGTTTCACCTGTTGCTCCACAGCAACGAGAGCAGCATTTTATCAGACCAGGCAATGCTGAAAATAGTGTACGTTCAGAGGGAGCACAGCGAGTAATTAAACATAGCAATGAAGAAACTGTTGCTCGTCCTCGAAGAATAGTCGCAGAAAGAGAAGTCAAAAAGACTTCAAAATCTGAATCTAATAATACTCTCGATCTTTATTTGCCTCGGCCAAAATTATTGCCAACGAAACCGCAGGGTAAAGGAAAGGTTCTGCCAGAGCCATTTTGA